From Methanosarcina lacustris Z-7289, one genomic window encodes:
- a CDS encoding tetrahydromethanopterin S-methyltransferase subunit A, protein MKTIGESWPPVKGDYVTGKPDSRIAVVTLASHFDACPDAAIWGSSKTENLGVEKIIVNVISNSNIRYILVCGTESRGHLAGHSLLAIHANGIDEKGRITGSQGAIPFIENISRDAVERFQQQVTLLERIGLNDLEEIRKIVENYKDKGEAYPEEPMVVCAPKKRQSSFAVPTSGDVIISEEFVMDSMAGIICLAESL, encoded by the coding sequence CTGAAAACAATTGGAGAGAGCTGGCCCCCCGTAAAAGGGGACTACGTCACAGGAAAACCGGACTCCAGGATTGCAGTCGTAACCCTTGCAAGCCACTTTGATGCCTGCCCTGATGCTGCCATCTGGGGGAGTTCAAAGACTGAAAACCTGGGCGTCGAAAAAATAATTGTAAATGTAATTTCAAACTCCAATATCCGGTATATCCTGGTTTGCGGGACAGAGTCAAGGGGCCATCTGGCAGGTCATTCCCTGCTTGCAATCCACGCAAATGGGATTGACGAAAAAGGCAGGATTACAGGTTCGCAGGGTGCAATTCCCTTTATAGAGAATATCTCCAGAGATGCAGTAGAACGCTTCCAGCAGCAGGTTACACTCCTGGAACGAATAGGGTTGAACGACCTCGAAGAGATCCGTAAGATTGTGGAGAATTATAAGGATAAGGGCGAAGCATACCCTGAAGAGCCTATGGTTGTCTGCGCCCCGAAAAAGAGGCAGTCCTCTTTTGCAGTTCCCACTTCAGGAGATGTGATAATCTCAGAAGAATTCGTGATGGATTCAATGGCAGGAATTATTTGCCTGGCAGAAAGCCTCTGA
- the mtxX gene encoding methanogenesis marker protein Mmp4/MtxX: MEKNGMYALLEAIESRARSNRARVAMGIRDPNPKTLESAWKAQELGYAQVVLVGNKKEIDEIGTGLEVVDTDDPEKVLSELLVSRKVDAAIRGTAKASGALSSLKEALGMKRVCRLALLLTADGTPFFLAPVGIDEGNTIKDKLRMIVLGAEHIRRLGVEPVVGVLSGGRMGDIGRDRRVDRTLADGEFVTGRILELGINARHYTILIEDAIKESNFIVAPDGISGNLIFRTIAFLGGGDGLGAPILMDDYVFVDTSRVGGHFTKAIMLASALSSLNKERKKVIH, from the coding sequence ATGGAAAAGAACGGCATGTATGCCCTCCTTGAGGCTATCGAATCACGGGCCCGGTCGAACAGGGCAAGGGTAGCTATGGGAATAAGGGACCCAAATCCCAAAACTCTTGAAAGTGCATGGAAAGCCCAGGAATTGGGATATGCACAGGTTGTCCTTGTAGGGAACAAAAAAGAAATTGACGAAATAGGGACAGGACTTGAGGTTGTGGATACCGATGACCCGGAAAAAGTCCTTTCAGAACTCCTGGTTTCAAGAAAGGTGGATGCGGCCATAAGAGGCACTGCAAAGGCATCCGGAGCTCTTTCAAGCCTGAAAGAAGCCCTTGGAATGAAAAGGGTTTGCAGACTTGCCCTGCTTCTGACTGCGGACGGAACACCATTCTTCCTTGCCCCTGTTGGTATAGACGAAGGAAACACGATTAAAGATAAGCTACGTATGATTGTCCTTGGTGCAGAGCATATAAGGAGATTAGGAGTCGAGCCTGTAGTGGGAGTGCTTTCCGGAGGCAGGATGGGAGATATAGGAAGGGACAGGCGCGTGGACAGAACCCTTGCGGATGGAGAATTTGTAACAGGACGAATTCTGGAACTCGGGATTAATGCCAGGCACTACACCATTCTTATTGAAGATGCTATAAAGGAATCGAACTTCATTGTTGCCCCTGACGGGATATCTGGCAACCTTATTTTCCGGACCATTGCTTTCCTTGGCGGAGGCGACGGACTCGGGGCTCCGATATTAATGGACGATTATGTGTTTGTGGACACATCAAGGGTAGGCGGGCATTTCACAAAAGCCATCATGCTTGCAAGTGCCCTATCCTCCCTTAACAAAGAAAGAAAAAAGGTGATTCACTGA
- a CDS encoding calcium/sodium antiporter, which produces MITMNFLILLFGLVFLVKGSDYFVKAASTIAKKFGVSEFVIGLTLVAVGTSIPELASSIVASIQQASGIVIGNIVGSNIVNIGLIVGVAAFLSPMKTEVEMLKRDGYIMLFAAVLFFVFALNGELSMIESGIFVLLYIAYVFFLFEEAEKYEGKLHFKEFIKYFFKFKYINSARQKLNGANRNRNPENGNGNGRLEGGFAKDILTLVLSCAAIVIGAKYFVDESIFFAELLGIPDTIIGTTLVAVGTSLPELVVTVSAARQGYGSIALGNIIGSNITNIFLILGLSGLLYPISVAEISLFFTTPVMIVISLILLVFISTGWEIKKWEGIALMAFYAAFLVVLFYI; this is translated from the coding sequence ATGATCACAATGAATTTTCTCATTCTTTTATTTGGCCTGGTCTTTCTGGTCAAGGGTTCGGATTACTTCGTAAAGGCAGCCTCAACGATTGCAAAAAAGTTTGGCGTTTCGGAATTTGTTATAGGGCTGACCCTTGTTGCAGTAGGGACATCAATCCCGGAACTTGCATCTTCCATAGTCGCTTCTATCCAGCAGGCAAGTGGTATAGTAATAGGAAACATTGTAGGCTCAAACATTGTCAACATAGGCCTGATTGTCGGAGTTGCTGCATTTCTTTCCCCTATGAAAACCGAAGTTGAGATGCTCAAAAGAGATGGCTATATCATGCTCTTTGCAGCTGTACTCTTCTTTGTTTTCGCACTCAACGGGGAACTGTCAATGATTGAGTCCGGTATCTTTGTACTGCTGTATATCGCTTATGTATTTTTCCTGTTTGAAGAAGCAGAAAAATATGAAGGAAAACTCCATTTCAAAGAGTTCATAAAATATTTTTTCAAATTCAAGTATATAAACAGTGCAAGGCAAAAGCTCAATGGTGCAAACCGTAACAGAAACCCCGAAAATGGAAATGGAAATGGCCGGCTGGAGGGTGGCTTTGCAAAAGATATCCTTACTCTTGTGTTAAGCTGTGCAGCAATTGTGATTGGTGCAAAGTATTTTGTGGACGAGTCAATCTTCTTTGCAGAACTCCTCGGAATTCCTGATACCATCATAGGCACGACTCTGGTTGCAGTAGGGACTTCCCTCCCGGAACTTGTGGTAACTGTATCTGCAGCAAGGCAGGGTTACGGAAGTATAGCCCTTGGTAATATAATAGGCTCAAACATCACAAACATATTTTTGATCCTCGGGCTTTCCGGGCTTCTGTACCCTATATCCGTTGCAGAAATAAGCCTCTTCTTTACAACCCCTGTCATGATAGTCATAAGCCTGATCCTTCTTGTCTTCATCAGCACAGGCTGGGAAATCAAAAAATGGGAAGGCATAGCTTTGATGGCATTTTATGCAGCTTTCCTTGTGGTTTTATTCTACATCTGA
- the mtrH gene encoding tetrahydromethanopterin S-methyltransferase subunit H, giving the protein MFKFQKEQEIANIAGVKVGGQPGELPTVLAGTIFYNKHEIVEDAAKGLFDRDAAEKLVNLQESGSDTTGNPHMVHIFGTTNESITRYIDFIAEISDSPFLIDSPEGTVRSHAAQYVSEIGLADRAVYNSINMSINASEIEALAQSDIDSSIILGFNAKDSSLQGRMEMLETGAGLLEEGLLSIADRCGIINKLIDPSITPMGNGAGVALRMTITAKAKWGHPAGSGIHNAPSAWNWLTRQKVKDPVLYKICDIGSTCLQQAAGGDFILYGPIEYAPYVFPMAAMSDIMIAEAVADLDIEPAARHPINLLV; this is encoded by the coding sequence ATGTTTAAGTTCCAGAAAGAACAGGAAATTGCCAACATTGCAGGGGTAAAGGTAGGCGGACAACCTGGAGAACTACCCACCGTACTTGCAGGGACTATTTTTTACAATAAACACGAGATCGTAGAAGACGCGGCAAAAGGACTTTTTGATAGGGACGCTGCCGAAAAGCTTGTAAACCTGCAGGAATCGGGTTCGGATACTACCGGGAATCCTCACATGGTCCATATATTTGGCACTACTAACGAAAGCATCACTCGCTATATTGATTTTATTGCAGAGATCTCGGATTCTCCTTTTCTCATCGATTCTCCCGAAGGGACCGTGCGTTCACATGCAGCACAGTATGTGAGTGAAATAGGGCTTGCAGATAGGGCAGTCTATAACTCCATAAACATGAGCATAAATGCTTCCGAAATAGAGGCTCTTGCGCAATCTGATATTGACAGTTCTATTATCCTTGGTTTCAATGCAAAAGATTCCTCTCTCCAGGGCAGGATGGAAATGCTTGAAACAGGCGCAGGCCTGTTAGAAGAGGGTCTTCTCTCAATTGCAGACAGGTGTGGGATAATTAACAAGCTTATTGATCCCAGTATCACCCCTATGGGAAACGGAGCCGGAGTAGCTCTCAGAATGACCATTACCGCAAAAGCAAAATGGGGACATCCTGCAGGCTCAGGCATTCATAATGCTCCTTCAGCCTGGAACTGGCTGACCCGCCAGAAAGTAAAAGATCCGGTCCTGTATAAAATCTGTGATATAGGCTCAACCTGCTTGCAACAGGCGGCAGGCGGGGATTTCATCCTCTACGGCCCGATAGAATATGCACCATACGTTTTTCCCATGGCTGCCATGAGCGACATAATGATTGCTGAAGCTGTGGCTGACCTTGATATAGAGCCTGCGGCCCGGCACCCGATTAACCTGCTGGTTTAA
- a CDS encoding class I SAM-dependent methyltransferase, which produces MDFWNPELYASSSSAQKSWGLELLTKLPLTGSERILDVGCGDGKLSAEIAKKLPESFVLGIDLSEAMVCFAKTHCM; this is translated from the coding sequence ATGGACTTCTGGAATCCCGAGCTTTACGCTTCCAGTTCTTCAGCCCAGAAAAGCTGGGGGCTCGAACTTCTCACAAAACTCCCTCTCACAGGAAGCGAAAGGATACTGGATGTAGGTTGCGGAGACGGAAAACTCAGCGCCGAAATAGCAAAGAAACTGCCTGAAAGTTTTGTACTTGGGATTGACCTTTCCGAAGCAATGGTTTGTTTTGCAAAAACCCATTGCATGTGA
- the ilvD gene encoding dihydroxy-acid dehydratase, with protein sequence MRSDIIKEGPERAANRSLLKATGVTDSEMKKPFIAVVNSWNDIIPGHIHLNKLAEAVKAGIRNAGGVPFEFHTIGICDGIAMGHEGMKYSLPSREVIEDTIELMVRAHQFDGMVLIPTCDKIVPAHLMAAGRLDIPAIVVTGGPMLPGYVDDKYTDLISVFEGVGAYRAGKISETELKRLENLSCAGAGSCAGMFTANTMACMTEALGMSLPGCATAHAVDAKKTRIAKESGERIVELVKENITPRQIVTRRSFENAIMVDMAVGGSTNTTLHLPALAHEFGLELPLEAFDELSRTTPHLISLRPGGPNFMLHFDRAGGVEAVMQRLASKLHIDQLTVNGKTIGENLNELDIVNPKLNKEIIATLEKPIHAEGGIAVLKGSLAPDGSVVKQVAVDPKMRIHTGPARVYDCEEDAMQSILAGDVKPGDVVIIRYEGPKGGPGMREMLASTAAIAGMGLLESVALITDGRFSGGTRGPCIGHVSPEASEGGPIGLVKEGDLIEINIPERVLNLKVSEEELKQRKAAFVPLKKEVTGYLARYQRSVHSANTGGIVD encoded by the coding sequence ATGAGAAGCGACATCATCAAAGAGGGGCCTGAACGCGCTGCCAACCGTTCCCTCCTCAAAGCAACGGGGGTTACGGATTCGGAAATGAAAAAGCCGTTCATCGCAGTTGTCAATTCCTGGAATGACATAATCCCTGGCCATATTCACCTGAATAAACTTGCTGAGGCTGTAAAAGCCGGAATTCGAAACGCAGGTGGAGTTCCTTTTGAGTTCCATACCATAGGGATCTGCGACGGGATTGCAATGGGGCACGAGGGAATGAAATATTCCCTCCCAAGCAGGGAGGTTATAGAGGACACGATTGAACTGATGGTCAGAGCCCACCAGTTTGACGGTATGGTCCTTATCCCTACCTGTGATAAGATAGTGCCAGCACACCTTATGGCAGCCGGCAGGCTTGATATCCCTGCCATTGTTGTGACAGGAGGACCAATGCTTCCTGGGTACGTGGACGATAAATACACTGACCTTATCTCAGTCTTTGAAGGGGTCGGTGCCTACAGAGCAGGCAAAATCTCCGAAACAGAGCTTAAAAGACTTGAAAATCTTTCCTGCGCAGGGGCAGGGTCCTGTGCCGGAATGTTTACTGCAAACACAATGGCATGCATGACTGAAGCCCTCGGTATGAGCCTTCCTGGCTGTGCAACCGCCCATGCAGTGGATGCAAAAAAGACGCGCATTGCCAAGGAATCCGGAGAGCGCATTGTGGAGCTTGTAAAAGAGAACATCACCCCAAGGCAGATTGTTACTCGCAGGTCCTTTGAGAACGCCATAATGGTCGATATGGCAGTCGGAGGAAGCACAAATACTACCCTGCACCTTCCTGCCCTTGCCCATGAGTTCGGGCTTGAGCTGCCCCTTGAGGCCTTTGATGAATTGAGCAGGACAACACCCCACCTGATTTCCCTCAGACCAGGCGGCCCGAATTTCATGCTGCACTTTGATAGGGCAGGCGGCGTTGAGGCAGTCATGCAGAGACTTGCTTCAAAACTTCACATTGACCAGCTTACAGTTAACGGCAAAACTATCGGGGAAAACCTGAATGAGCTTGACATTGTTAATCCTAAGCTAAATAAAGAGATCATTGCAACCCTTGAAAAGCCAATCCACGCCGAAGGAGGAATTGCAGTTCTCAAAGGAAGCCTTGCCCCTGATGGCTCGGTTGTAAAGCAGGTTGCAGTTGACCCGAAAATGCGTATCCATACAGGTCCTGCAAGGGTGTATGATTGTGAAGAAGACGCTATGCAGAGCATTCTTGCAGGGGATGTGAAGCCTGGAGACGTTGTCATTATCCGTTATGAAGGTCCCAAAGGAGGTCCTGGAATGCGTGAAATGCTGGCATCCACAGCCGCAATTGCAGGCATGGGTCTGCTCGAGTCCGTGGCTCTGATAACCGATGGGCGCTTCTCCGGAGGGACCCGCGGACCATGTATAGGGCACGTCTCTCCCGAAGCCAGTGAAGGGGGACCAATAGGTCTCGTAAAAGAAGGGGACCTTATAGAAATCAACATTCCTGAAAGGGTCCTGAACCTGAAAGTCTCTGAAGAAGAGCTCAAACAGCGTAAAGCTGCCTTTGTACCTCTTAAAAAAGAGGTCACGGGTTACCTTGCCAGGTACCAGCGTTCCGTCCATTCCGCAAACACTGGCGGGATAGTGGACTGA